One Elaeis guineensis isolate ETL-2024a chromosome 10, EG11, whole genome shotgun sequence genomic window carries:
- the LOC105059901 gene encoding ALA-interacting subunit 1 isoform X2 produces MAKDKVAYIQNAAINKTCNRTLKVLKNMDQPIYVYYQLDNFYQNHRRYVKSRNDAQLRSADEASETSGCDPERTTAGGAPIVPCGLIAWSLFNDTYSFKRGNENVMVNKKGISWKSDRDHKFGKDVYPKNFQNGALIGGAKLDPNKSLSEQEDLIVWMRTAALPTFRKLYGKIEVNLKANDTITVTLENNYNTYSFNGKKKLVLSTTSWLGGKNDFLGIAYLTVGGLCFFLATAFTVVYLVKPRKLGDPSYLSWNRSPLGY; encoded by the exons ATGGCTAAGGATAAGGTTGCATACATACAGAACGCAGCAATCAATAAGACCTGCAACAGAACTCTTAAG GTGCTCAAGAATATGGATCAGCCTATTTATGTGTACTATCAACTTGACAACTTCTATCAGAACCATAGGAG GTATGTAAAGAGCCGGAATGATGCACAGTTGCGGTCTGCTGATGAAGCAAGTGAGACTAGTGGTTGTGATCCTGAAAGGACCACAGCAGGTGGTGCTCCAATTGTTCCTTGTGGCCTCATAGCCTGGAGTTTATTTAATGATACTTACAGCTTCAAACGGGGCAATGAAAATGTAATGGTGAATAAGAAGGGCATTTCCTGGAAGAGCGATAGGGACCACAAGTTTGGAAAGGATGTCTATCCTAAGAACTTCCAGAATGGAGCTCTAATTGGCGGAGCAAAACTTGATCCAAACAAATCC TTGAGCGAGCAGGAGGACCTCATTGTTTGGATGCGTACTGCAGCCCTTCCAACATTTAGAAAGTTGTATGGGAAGATAGAGGTGAACCTTAAAGCTAATGATACCATAACAGTGACATTAGAGAACAATTACAACACTTATAGTTTCAATGGTAAAAAGAAACTGGTGCTTTCTACCACAAGCTGGCTTGGAGGAAAGAATGACTTCCTTGGCATTGCATACCTCACTGTTGGAGGATTATGCTTCTTTTTGGCAACTGCATTCACTGTGGTATACTTGGTAAAA
- the LOC105059901 gene encoding ALA-interacting subunit 3 isoform X1 gives MMNNSGASAAGSSSGSGEGSAPRRNFKRPKYSRFTQQELPACKPILTPQWVISVFTLVGIIFVPIGVISLMASHDVVEIVDRYDSACIPRNMAKDKVAYIQNAAINKTCNRTLKVLKNMDQPIYVYYQLDNFYQNHRRYVKSRNDAQLRSADEASETSGCDPERTTAGGAPIVPCGLIAWSLFNDTYSFKRGNENVMVNKKGISWKSDRDHKFGKDVYPKNFQNGALIGGAKLDPNKSLSEQEDLIVWMRTAALPTFRKLYGKIEVNLKANDTITVTLENNYNTYSFNGKKKLVLSTTSWLGGKNDFLGIAYLTVGGLCFFLATAFTVVYLVKPRKLGDPSYLSWNRSPLGY, from the exons ATGATGAACAATTCGGGGGCTTCTGCGGCTGGGTCGAGCTCGGGATCGGGGGAAGGGTCGGCGCCCAGGAGGAATTTCAAGAGGCCCAAGT ATTCGAGGTTTACTCAGCAAGAACTCCCAGCTTGCAAACCGATCCTTACTCCCCAGTGG GTGATCTCGGTATTTACACTTGTCGGCATCATTTTTGTTCCAATTGGCGTTATTTCACTTATGGCTTCCCATGAT GTTGTGGAAATTGTTGATCGGTATGACAGTGCATGCATACCACGGAACATGGCTAAGGATAAGGTTGCATACATACAGAACGCAGCAATCAATAAGACCTGCAACAGAACTCTTAAG GTGCTCAAGAATATGGATCAGCCTATTTATGTGTACTATCAACTTGACAACTTCTATCAGAACCATAGGAG GTATGTAAAGAGCCGGAATGATGCACAGTTGCGGTCTGCTGATGAAGCAAGTGAGACTAGTGGTTGTGATCCTGAAAGGACCACAGCAGGTGGTGCTCCAATTGTTCCTTGTGGCCTCATAGCCTGGAGTTTATTTAATGATACTTACAGCTTCAAACGGGGCAATGAAAATGTAATGGTGAATAAGAAGGGCATTTCCTGGAAGAGCGATAGGGACCACAAGTTTGGAAAGGATGTCTATCCTAAGAACTTCCAGAATGGAGCTCTAATTGGCGGAGCAAAACTTGATCCAAACAAATCC TTGAGCGAGCAGGAGGACCTCATTGTTTGGATGCGTACTGCAGCCCTTCCAACATTTAGAAAGTTGTATGGGAAGATAGAGGTGAACCTTAAAGCTAATGATACCATAACAGTGACATTAGAGAACAATTACAACACTTATAGTTTCAATGGTAAAAAGAAACTGGTGCTTTCTACCACAAGCTGGCTTGGAGGAAAGAATGACTTCCTTGGCATTGCATACCTCACTGTTGGAGGATTATGCTTCTTTTTGGCAACTGCATTCACTGTGGTATACTTGGTAAAA